A DNA window from Macadamia integrifolia cultivar HAES 741 chromosome 4, SCU_Mint_v3, whole genome shotgun sequence contains the following coding sequences:
- the LOC122077129 gene encoding A-kinase anchor protein 9 isoform X1: protein MEKNKNRTDLLAAGRKKLQQFRQKKETKGGSHGKSSHKSSKSDHDVDGELEPTADKQSTSSTVAETGAALQAAADVEPVDSVILQCAGNSVAPEADVSFVNPSVSTFAVDSGSGESVLASDSLLESKVDSEVAPAADKSLTSLVGAKVTADAEPADPGFSHPIGDLVVLDADASIINSSSTPAALESSSRVIDDANTEGEVDVPVSVVMEGSNMEIFGQADKAQIDPLETLGREVVVGGASSHEGELVPVNVEASESVTAPVQTDGGNLGEEEVSFYAPKDHHSLSLVQAREDQEVDSMGSIQFDGNTEESHGSSCGGENSEVGSVKVELERDGRLVEPKWVENGDPAEVAEAAAVEDTKQGTHEAEKPNEVDGVNVSADGTHKLEGSCVRDGHDSAEASEVEEEAPPTEQTDPRVMLKAQKENAVTSLYNEENWETVQPFPDLDTEPKEQAQEVVEQAKTGVEVYVQKYFSEGDAVLTGERPEKLLEAKTNGLLEGQTVSLGSGDIVQLEEVPRRFDEDEFKFVLKSRESSRQADSSDTGGTFIPGNGPADILGSLKEQLYITNVAKEVLQLQLVEQGKQHVEFEHCSNQFANEISKLSASLKEMQESNISLSKELVECRTELQAATATAAKLETQLCSKREEVEDITVSNFELQTKLGRSQEELENLLTELAYCKGVVDSLQMENANLNGNLSLVTEERKKIEQENEYLTHENDKLLTQLIDHQKQLAVEQVKHMQLEVNLEDAIARLNQLTDECICLSSSRDIHKVNLISAIEERKKLEEEKMDFVHQNEKLSAELVDHQDRLATRQCELLQLEVDLKEAIARQEQLAEENIFLSSSLDVHKAKIKEIDNRHMQLLPESEEGGHQQEDCNVLNMVYDNGVVDEGSHQIPDKHEGEIFMGRPAVLTIVESLPLEQLEKDCLDVCVGLKEHLEEAERIMDKVERAFEGMHSHSTALSRSGGKIPGSGVSKLIQAFESKVGHDDNDSEQVLPTEGEKLMAEPFKLAKEQMGNMRDVLKELYQDAEKANGLFMKDQDNTKLASVAFNELKVLYETLKHEKSGIEVENSELKVQCEVSKQQSFEVESKNNDLVNKLSMYQSRVGDLESQLHGIQHSSDEMAATISDEIENLQKEMGNMASTIEQEWSSIVVTISQAVEMLDTSIKKLLSPPISIGCFRDMDFGCHVAASVTVATKAIEDLHKKLESANTDRETMRSLYEELDKKFSDLHVRNGLAFGVLDKIHREIRKLLNDCRGADESDMYLNDVKLLEPLELTSFEPLIEQLGKLLGERLQLESASNELKSELVNRMHDIEELNRKCLDSKAILKLVGDIAGVVKLDAVEVDSDKAPFFLLESAVSVLLQKYQEANDRFSLSRENFESKVTEMSELQAKIHHITSVNHLQEDEICLVKGSLHKVEEELEALRSELQVKVSELEQSEQRVSTLREKLSIAVAKGKGLVVQRDSLKQSLAEISTELERCSQELQEKDARIHEVETNLKTYSEAGERIEALESELSYIRNSATGLRESFLLKDSVLQRIEEILEDLELPEHFHSRDIIEKIDWLARSVNGNLLPLTDWDQKSSVGGGSYSDAGFVVMDAWKEDLQPSSNTGDDFRRKYEELQSKFYGLAEQNEMLEQSLMERNNVVQRWEEVLDRINMPLQLRSVDPEDRIVWLGNALSEAHHDKDSLRQKIENFEDYCESLKADLEELRGKISNLEASLIVVTQEKEFLSASLENLSSEHDNVSKKAVEYELEKDYLQNELTSLQAKLVEKLENEEYHQNIEVEIGKLQVLVSDALQGHDADDVVPTGSSAASLEALLRKLIDNYTNLTSEKTMLKETVKEHDTEEANIAADAKERDAVVLKKQLEDAVGNLALVEGERDEIRANHNYLVTEVETLNRQKDDLQERLNQEEQKLAATREKLNVAVRKGKGLVQQRDSLKQNIEEMNNVVERLKGELVHKENAIVHYEQRIKDLSTFVEKTEVLESGRILLGNRLAELEHTLQEREQTLSRLLNTLHAIDLVDEYNNNNIDPIEKLGRIGRLCGDLREAIASAEHEARKSKRAADLLVTELNEVQERADGLQEELAKTETHLVQLSKERDMAETARDEVLSHLQKLISENSEERKYQCAEIMKFEAAVNQLKKGYFGFGCLLEDIFSNEQALLYNVEASMQSWLKQIDGNDLVDLDLLEPSDGIFFHNSLNEIKFPASVSTSEMMKRKHFDSSNIIEAFGCVDNGLQECVTEIGILQEKLYKHSDAFKQQAKNLYKVMETVHREVASWKESLDSMARNITVLDSMKKDKDIEVLVLRRNISLLYEACSHAISVIENKRAQMVGSRLASEMHEMGVNLKLLRHANEQEPVDSFTEEHLRSMSQKLLVAVKDSANLQEELVAGSQKELESTILSLQKEIQEKDIQGKRICEELVSQIKESEAVAASYLVDLDTIKTQVHTLESKLEAVEKERKLLELQLKELQEGEASSKALQDKIRSLTGLVTAKDQEIEALMQALDEEESQMEGLTKKIDKLEQSLQQKNLELETLEASRGKALTKLSITVSKFEELHQMSESLLSEVENLQSQLQDRDAEVSFLRQEVTRCTNEVLGASQESNKRHSNEFHELVTWLRMMNSRLGVCDELPDDKKGSQIQAYKEILELQIKSLVSELENLRVGTQSRDALLEAERSRVEELLHREEALENSLRKRETELSMLHGAGVSGQAPRISSEILEVEPVMNKRTVAGASIAPHVRSLRKANNDQVAISIDMDQGSSTLDVDDDKVHGFKSLNTSRIVPRFTRPVTDMIDGLWVSCDRALMRQPALRLGIIIYWSVLHMLLAAFIV from the exons ATGGAAAAGAACAAGAACAGGACCGATTTGCTTGCTGCTGGTCGGAAAAAG CTGCAACAATTTAGGCAGAAGAAGGAGACTAAGGGTGGTAGTCATGGAAAATCTTCTCACAAAAGTAGTAAGTCGGACCATGACGTTGATGGTGAACTGGAACCAACCGCGGACAAACAATCAACCTCGTCCACGGTTGCTGAAACTGGGGCTGCATTGCAGGCTGCTGCTGATGTGGAGCCTGTTGATTCTGTAATCTTGCAGTGTGCGGGGAATTCAGTGGCCCCTGAAGCAGATGTGTCCTTTGTTAATCCGTCTGTATCAACTTTTGCCGTGGATTCAGGTAGTGGGGAATCTGTACTGGCCAGTGATTCTTTGTTGGAATCTAAGGTTGATAGTGAGGTGGCACCAGCTGCTGACAAGTCATTAACCTCGCTGGTGGGGGCTAAAGTTACTGCTGATGCTGAGCCTGCTGATCCTGGTTTCTCACATCCCATTGGAGATTTGGTGGTCCTTGATGCTGATGCATCAATTATTAATTCATCCAGCACACCTGCTGCTTTAGAGTCTAGCAGCAGGGTAATTGATGATGCTAACACAGAAGGTGAAGTTGATGTTCCAGTCTCAGTTGTCATGGAGGGATCCAACATGGAAATATTTGGTCAGGCTGATAAGGCACAAATTGATCCTCTGGAAACATTGGGTAGGGAAGTGGTGGTGGGAGGGGCATCCTCACATGAAGGCGAGTTGGTTCCTGTTAATGTGGAGGCCAGTGAAAGTGTTACTGCTCCAGTCCAAACGGATGGGGGCAATTTGGGTGAGGAGGAAGTGTCATTTTATGCACCAAAAGATCATCACAGCTTGTCCTTGGTCCAAGCAAGGGAAGATCAG GAAGTGGACAGTATGGGTTCAATTCAATTTGATGGAAACACTGAAGAAAGTCATGGATCTTCATGTGGTGGTGAAAATTCAGAAGTTGGATCTGTGAAAGTAGAGCTTGAAAGAGATGGGCGGCTTGTTGAACCTAAGTGGGTGGAGAATGGTGATCCTGCAGAAGTAGCTGAAGCTGCAGCTGTGGAGGACACAAAGCAGGGAACTCATGAAGCAGAAAAACCCAATGAGGTGGATGGTGTTAATGTTTCTGCTGATGGTACCCACAAATTAGAAGGATCTTGTGTGAGAGATGGCCATGATTCTGCAGAGGCAAgtgaagtagaagaagaagctcccCCCACAGAGCAGACTGATCCTCGAGTAATGTTAAAGGCACAGAAGGAGAATGCAGTCACAAGTTTGTATAATGAAGAAAATTGGGAAACTGTGCAACCATTCCCTGATTTAGACACTGAACCTAAAGAACAGGCTCAAGAAGTTGTGGAGCAGGCAAAGACAGGTGTTGAAGTGTATGTACAGAAATATTTTTCCGAGGGAGATGCTGTACTCACTGGTGAAAGACCTGAAAAGCTATTGGAAGCAAAAACAAATGGTTTACTTGAAGGACAGACTGTGTCTCTTGGCTCAGGTGACATCGTTCAACTTGAAGAAGTGCCAAGGAGgtttgatgaagatgaatttaAGTTTGTTCTCAAGTCCAGAGAATCATCCCGTCAGGCAGACTCAAGTGATACAGGTGGTACATTTATACCAGGAAATGGCCCTGCTGATATTTTGGGGAGTCTTAAAGAGCAGCTCTACATCACAAATGTTGCAAAAGAAGTCCTCCAGTTGCAGCTTGTGGAACAGGGCAAGCAACATGTGGAGTTTGAACATTGCAGTAATCAGTTTGCTAATGAAATATCCAAGCTTAGTGCTTCACTCAAAGAAATGCAGGAAAGTAATATAAGCCTCAGCAAAGAGCTTGTGGAGTGTAGGACTGAGCTTCAGGCAGCAACAGCCACAGCAGCAAAGCTAGAAACTCAACTATGCTCAAAAAGAGAAGAGGTTGAAGATATTACCGTCAGTAATTTTGAACTGCAGACCAAACTGGGGAGGTCACAAGAGGAGTTGGAAAACTTGTTGACAGAATTGGCGTACTGCAAGGGTGTAGTGGACTCTCTCCAAATGGAAAATGCCAACTTAAATGGGAATCTTTCATTGGTGactgaggaaagaaagaagattgaACAGGAGAATGAGTATCTCACACATGAAAATGATAAACTCTTAACTCAGCTTATTGATCATCAAAAACAATTAGCTGTAGAACAGGTTAAACACATGCAACTTGAGGTTAACCTAGAAGACGCAATTGCTCGCCTTAACCAACTCACTGATGAATGTATATGTCTCTCAAGCAGCCGAGACATACATAAAGTGAATCTTATATCAGCaatagaggagagaaagaagctTGAAGAGGAGAAAATGGATTTTGTGCATCAGAATGAAAAACTTTCAGCTGAGCTTGTTGACCATCAAGATCGATTAGCTACACGACAGTGTGAACTCTTGCAACTTGAGGTTGACCTAAAGGAAGCAATAGCCCGCCAAGAACAGCTCGCTGAGGAAAATATCTTTCTTTCAAGCAGCCTAGATGTTcacaaagcaaaaataaaagagatcgATAATAGGCATATGCAATTGCTCCCTGAATCTGAGGAAGGTGGGCATCAGCAAGAAGATTGTAATGTGCTGAACATGGTTTATGATAATGGAGTGGTTGATGAAGGTTCTCATCAAATTCCTGATAAACATGAAGGAgagattttcatgggaagacctGCAGTTCTCACTATTGTGGAATCTCTACCACTTGAACAGCTTGAAAAGGATTGCTTGGATGTTTGTGTTGGACTGAAGGAGCACCTGGAGGAGGCTGAGAGAATAATGGATAAAGTTGAAAGGGCATTTGAAGGGATGCACTCTCATTCAACAGCCTTAAGTAGGTCGGGTGGTAAAATCCCTGGATCTGGGGTGTCTAAACTTATCCAGGCCTTTGAATCCAAGGTTGGTCATGACGACAATGATTCAGAGCAGGTGCTTCCGACTGAAGGTGAAAAATTGATGGCAGAACCATTTAAGTTAGCAAAGGAGCAAATGGGAAATATGAGAGATGTGCTGAAGGAACTGTACCAAGATGCAGAGAAAGCCAATGGGCTGTTCATGAAAGACCAGGATAATACAAAACTCGCTAGTGTTGCTTTCAATGAGCTCAAAGTTCTGTATGAAACTTTGAAGCATGAGAAGAGTGGTATTGAAGTAGAGAATAGTGAGCTCAAGGTTCAGTGTGAAGTTTCAAAGCAACAATCCTTTGAAGTTGAATCAAAGAACAATGATCTAGTTAACAAGCTGAGTATGTATCAGTCTAGAGTTGGTGATCTGGAGAGTCAGTTGCATGGAATACAACATAGTTCGGATGAGATGGCTGCCACAATCTCTGATGAAATAGAAAATCTGCAGAAAGAAATGGGTAACATGGCATCTACCATTGAGCAAGAATGGAGTTCTATTGTTGTTACAATTTCCCAGGCAGTTGAGATGCTTGATACATCCATCAAAAAACTGTTGAGTCCACCCATTTCAATTGGCTGTTTTAGAGATATGGACTTTGGTTGTCATGTTGCTGCTTCGGTCACTGTTGCAACAAAAGCAATTGAGGATCTGCACAAGAAACTTGAATCAGCAAATACAGATCGTGAAACAATGCGTTCTTTATATGAGGAATTAGATAAAAAATTTTCAGACTTACATGTGAGGAATGGATTGGCTTTTGGTGTTCTGGATAAAATTCATCGGGAAATCAGAAAACTCCTAAACGACTGTAGAGGTGCTGATGAAAGTGATATGTATCTCAATGATGTCAAACTGCTTGAGCCTCTAGAATTGACTTCTTTTGAACCCCTCATAGAACAACTGGGCAAGTTACTGGGTGAAAGGTTGCAACTGGAGTCTGCCAGCAATGAACTTAAGTCAGAGTTGGTGAATAGAATGCATGACATCGAAGAACTGAACAGAAAATGTCTTGATTCAAAAGCCATTCTTAAGTTGGTGGGAGACATTGCTGGTGTAGTTAAGCTGGATGCTGTGGAGGTTGATTCAGACAAGGCACCATTTTTTCTCTTGGAGTCTGCTGTCTCGGTTCTTCTTCAGAAATACCAAGAAGCTAATGACCGCTTTAGCTTGTcaagagaaaattttgaatcCAAGGTGACAGAAATGAGTGAATTGCAGGCAAAGATACACCACATCACCTCTGTGAATCATCTACAGGAAGATGAAATCTGCCTTGTGAAGGGAAGTTTACATAAGGTGGAGGAGGAACTCGAAGCTCTTCGTTCTGAATTACAAGTGAAAGTATCTGAACTTGAGCAGTCAGAGCAGAGGGTATCTACTCTTCGGGAGAAGCTTAGTATAGCTGTTGCTAAAGGGAAAGGCTTGGTTGTGCAACGAGATAGTTTAAAGCAGTCCTTGGCAGAAATATCCACTGAACTTGAGCGATGCTCTCAGGAGctacaagaaaaagatgcaaGGATTCATGAGGTTGAaacaaaccttaaaacctatTCAGAGGCAGGTGAACGCATTGAAGCTCTAGAATCTGAATTGTCATACATTCGTAACTCTGCTACTGGATTAAGAGAATCCTTCCTTCTTAAAGATTCTGTTCTTCAGAGGATAGAAGAGATCTTGGAAGACCTAGAGCTCCCTGAGCATTTTCATTCCAGAGATATAATTGAAAAGATTGATTGGTTGGCGAGATCGGTCAATGGGAACTTGTTACCTCTGACAGATTGGGACCAGAAAAGTTCTGTTGGAGGAGGGTCTTACTCTGATGCTGGTTTTGTTGTTATGGATGCGTGGAAAGAAGATTTGCAGCCATCCTCAAATACAGGAGATGATtttagaagaaaatatgaagaGCTTCAGAGTAAGTTTTATGGCTTGGCTGAACAAAATGAGATGCTGGAACAATCATTGATGGAAAGAAACAATGTTGTCCAGAGGTGGGAAGAAGTCTTGGATCGGATCAATATGCCTTTGCAGTTGCGGTCAGTGGATCCAGAAGATAGGATTGTGTGGTTAGGAAATGCACTGTCTGAAGCTCACCATGATAAAGATTCTCTCCGGCAGAAAATTGAGAACTTTGAAGACTATTGCGAGTCACTCAAAGCGGACCTGGAAGAGTTACGAGGGAAAATATCTAATCTTGAGGCTTCTCTTATCGTGGTAACTCAGGAGAAAGAATTCCTTTCTGCTAGTCTGGAGAATCTCAGCAGCGAACATGATAATGTCTCAAAAAAAGCAGTTGAATATGAGCTTGAGAAAGATTACTTGCAGAATGAACTAACAAGCTTGCAAGCAAAATTGGTTGAAAAGCTTGAGAATGAGGAGTATCATCAAAATATTGAAGTTGAGATTGGGAAACTACAAGTTTTGGTTAGTGATGCATTACAGGGTCATGATGCTGATGATGTGGTGCCTACTGGTAGTAGTGCTGCGAGCCTGGAAGCATTACTGAGGAAGCTTATAGATAATTACACAAACCTAACCTCAGAGAAAACTATGCTTAAAGAGACTGTGAAGGAGCATGATACTGAAGAAGCTAATATTGCAGCAGATGCCAAGGAGAGGGATGCAGTAGTTCTGAAGAAACAGCTTGAGGATGCTGTGGGTAATTTGGCTCTTGTGGAGGGGGAGAGGGATGAGATTAGAGCGAACCATAATTATTTGGTTACTGAAGTTGAGACACTGAATAGACAAAAGGATGACCTGCAAGAGAGACTTAATCAGGAGGAGCAGAAATTGGCTGCTACTAGGGAGAAGTTAAATGTGGCAgttagaaaaggaaaaggattgGTGCAACAAAGAGACAGTCTGAAACAAAACATTGAAGAGATGAATAATGTAGTTGAACGCTTGAAGGGTGAGCTTGTCCACAAGGAAAATGCTATTGTCCATTATGAACAGAGGATCAAAGACTTGTCTACCTTTGTTGAGAAGACAGAAGTTCTAGAATCTGGGAGAATTCTCTTGGGGAATCGTTTGGCGGAGCTTGAGCACACATTGCAGGAGAGGGAACAGACCTTGAGCAGGTTGTTAAATACTTTACATGCCATTGACCTTGTTGatgaatataataataataatattgatCCTATTGAGAAGTTGGGACGAATTGGAAGACTATGTGGTGATTTACGTGAGGCTATAGCTTCTGCGGAGCATGAAGcaagaaaatcaaaaagagcAGCAGACCTCCTTGTCACAGAGTTGAATGAGGTCCAAGAGAGAGCTGATGGCCTCCAGGAGGAGCTGGCAAAGACAGAGACTCATCTTGTGCAATTGTCGAAGGAAAGAGATATGGCAGAAACTGCAAGAGATGAGGTTCTTTCACACCTTCAAAAGTTAATCAGTGAGAACTCAGAAGAAAGAAAGTACCAATGTGCGGAAATCATGAAATTTGAAGCTGCTGTTAATCAACTCAAAAAGGGGTACTTTGGTTTTGGTTGTCttcttgaagatattttctCCAACGAGCAAGCACTTTTGTACAATGTGGAGGCTAGCATGCAGTCATGGTTAAAACAAATTGATGGTAATGACTTGGTCGACCTAGATCTTCTCGAACCGTCTGATggcattttctttcataattcACTAAATGAG ATAAAATTTCCTGCTAGTGTTTCTACGTCAGAAATGATGAAGCGGAAGCATTTTGATAGCAGTAATATAATTGAGGCTTTTGGTTGTGTTGACAATGGCTTGCAAGAATGTGTGACAGAAATTGGGATTCTGCAAGAAAAACTCTACAAACATTCTGATGCTTTCAAACAACAAGCCAAGAACCTTTACAAAGTAATGGAGACTGTTCACAGAGAAGTAGCTTCCTGGAAAGAATCTTTGGATTCCATGGCTAGAAATATCACTGTTCTAGATTCAATGAAAAAGGACAAAGACATTGAAGTTCTTGTGCTGCGTCGAAACATTTCTCTGCTTTATGAAGCATGCTCCCATGCAATTTCAGTAATTGAGAATAAAAGAGCTCAAATGGTTGGTAGTAGATTGGCTTCTGAAATGCACGAGATGGGGGTAAATTTGAAGCTGCTAAGGCATGCCAATGAACAAGAACCTGTTGATTCTTTCACTGAGGAACATCTTAGGAGTATGTCACAGAAGTTATTAGTAGCTGTGAAAGATTCAGCAAATTTACAAGAAGAACTAGTAGCAGGAAGCCAAAAGGAACTAGAATCCACCATTTTGAGTCTGCAGAAAGAAATTCAGGAGAAGGATATCCAAGGGAAGCGGATTTGTGAAGAGCTTGTTAGTCAAATCAAAGAATCTGAAGCAGTTGCAGCAAGTTACCTGGTGGATCTTGATACAATTAAAACTCAGGTGCATACTCTGGAGAGTAAGTTAGAAGCAGTGGAGAAGGAGCGGAAGTTATTGGAGTTGCAATTAAAGGAGCTACAAGAAGGTGAAGCCTCATCGAAAGCATTACAAGATAAGATAAGGTCACTGACTGGTTTGGTAACTGCCAAAGATCAAG AAATTGAGGCACTTATGCAGGCACTTGATGAGGAGGAGTCACAGATGGAAGGCCTGACAAAGAAGATTGATAAATTGGAGCAAAGCTTGCAACAAAAGAATCTTGAACTAGAGACCCTTGAAGCTTCTCGTGGGAAGGCTTTGACAAAGCTTTCAATCACTGTGAGCAAGTTTGAAGAACTTCATCAAATGTCCGAAAGTCTTCTCTCAGAGGttgaaaatcttcaatcacAGTTGCAAGATCGGGATGCAGAGGTCTCTTTCTTACGTCAAGAGGTCACGAGATGCACTAATGAGGTTCTTGGTGCATCACAGGAGAGTAACAAGAGGCATTCAAATGAATTCCATGAGTTGGTAACATGGTTGCGCATGATGAATTCACGTCTTGGGGTGTGTGATGAGCTTCCTGATGATAAGAAGGGGAGTCAAATACAAGCGTATAAGGAGATCCTAGAATTGCAAATAAAATCACTCGTGTCTGAGTTAGAGAATCTACGAGTAGGAACCCAAAGCAGAGATGCTTTGTTGGAGGCAGAAAGAAGTAGAGTAGAAGAGCTATTGCACAGAGAAGAAGCTCTTGAGAATTCATTACGTAAAAGGGAAACTGAATTGTCTATGCTGCATGGTGCGGGAGTTTCTGGCCAAGCACCTCGGATATCAAGTGAAATTTTGGAGGTTGAACCAGTG